One Micromonospora sp. FIMYZ51 genomic window carries:
- a CDS encoding exonuclease domain-containing protein — translation MTWHLGEMAPFDTESTGTDVENDRIVSATVARIRPGKPVDVHSHLIAVDVDIPQAATDVHGITTEHARANGQPAGVVLDQVAGALADAMLADVPVVGSNLAFDFTLLDRECRRHGVSTVEQRLGRPIGPVVDVFVIDKALDRFRPGKRQLDALCQQYGVRLDGAHDAEADALGAARVAYRIGQRAQRALAEPLDVMDMYSDRRYPENIVRGFQEFGKLTLAEVHAAQVGWYAEQAEGLAQYWRRQANELEYRAQRTQDEAERAKSLDDVAFLRERADSVTTDWPIRPYGGAR, via the coding sequence ATGACCTGGCACCTCGGGGAGATGGCCCCGTTCGACACGGAATCAACCGGGACCGATGTGGAGAACGACCGGATCGTCTCCGCCACCGTCGCCCGCATCCGCCCCGGCAAGCCGGTCGACGTGCACTCGCATCTGATCGCGGTCGACGTGGACATTCCGCAGGCCGCCACCGATGTGCACGGCATCACCACCGAGCACGCTCGCGCCAACGGGCAGCCGGCCGGCGTGGTGCTCGATCAGGTGGCCGGTGCGCTTGCTGACGCGATGCTCGCCGACGTTCCGGTCGTGGGTTCCAACCTGGCGTTCGACTTCACTCTGCTCGACCGGGAGTGCCGCCGCCACGGCGTGTCGACGGTCGAGCAGCGGTTGGGGCGTCCGATCGGCCCCGTGGTGGACGTGTTCGTCATCGACAAGGCACTCGACCGGTTCCGGCCGGGTAAGCGGCAGCTTGACGCCCTGTGCCAGCAGTACGGGGTGCGGTTGGACGGCGCCCACGATGCGGAGGCTGACGCTCTGGGTGCGGCCCGTGTGGCGTACCGGATCGGTCAGCGGGCTCAGCGGGCGTTGGCTGAGCCGCTGGACGTGATGGACATGTACTCCGACCGGCGTTACCCGGAGAACATCGTTCGCGGGTTTCAGGAGTTCGGGAAGCTGACCCTCGCTGAGGTGCACGCCGCGCAGGTCGGCTGGTACGCCGAGCAGGCCGAAGGTCTCGCCCAGTATTGGCGCCGGCAGGCCAACGAGCTGGAGTACCGGGCGCAGCGGACGCAGGACGAGGCCGAGCGTGCCAAGTCCCTCGATGATGTCGCGTTCCTGCGGGAGCGGGCCGACAGCGTCACCACCGACTGGCCGATCCGCCCGTACGGCGGTGCCCGATGA
- a CDS encoding SsgA family sporulation/cell division regulator, with protein sequence MSVIRPTTVEVETSLRLVAPDATALPVRASLRYDPADPYAVHVLFHAESAGGEAVSWSFARELLVTGLDEPAGIGDVRVWPWATPRGDFVALALSSPDGNALFEVPRSVLVRFLRRTYVVVPRGREAEHLDVDTAVNRLLAGR encoded by the coding sequence ATGAGTGTCATCCGACCGACGACCGTAGAGGTCGAGACGTCACTAAGGCTCGTCGCACCTGACGCAACCGCCTTGCCGGTGCGCGCCAGTCTGCGATACGACCCTGCTGATCCGTATGCGGTCCATGTCCTGTTCCATGCCGAATCGGCCGGTGGCGAGGCGGTGAGTTGGTCCTTCGCCCGCGAGTTGCTGGTCACCGGGCTTGACGAACCGGCCGGCATCGGAGACGTGCGGGTCTGGCCCTGGGCAACGCCGCGCGGGGACTTCGTCGCCCTGGCGCTGTCGTCGCCCGACGGCAACGCCCTGTTCGAGGTGCCACGCAGCGTGCTGGTGCGCTTCCTGCGGCGGACCTACGTCGTCGTCCCGCGCGGCCGGGAGGCCGAGCACCTGGACGTCGACACGGCGGTGAACCGGCTGCTCGCCGGCCGTTGA
- a CDS encoding recombinase family protein gives MRSDLYARKSNKDQARSVDRQERFWRADCAALGVTPGRTFVDPHFSASRYAKKARPDYEALLEWIRGRNSEMVSVWEVTRTDRQMGSWVYFLDLCRDMGVLIRVFGDDDPVTYDPRRQRDREQLLKEGIAAEAEVEKLRARVRNGILDTAHLGRPPGPLLFGYRRVYGAPLEDSVTPSGHKRREVQQVIDAEKAKVILKLAKDTLAGVPLQRQANLLNDAGVPTASGRGLWKGGTIRNLLLNAGYQGHRVLGGLVVTENAWPAILDPATAGQLRAMLEQPGRRNHADPTLVHQLSGAMLCGKCRRTVRAKNSRGVPRYQCTWRGCLGTSAFRSDVDAAVDAIVKARLLDPGADAAFTPAEKSAELSEAEAELEGLERRLRELVEAAGKPDGPSAAFLAAAERRLRPQIDEASARVRRLRTPPVLRGYDRADLVRRWSEYPVGERRLVISSLAEVVLSPATKSGPGAWSWWRLAESRWHGDDRTWGDVWRAKGLG, from the coding sequence ATGCGCTCCGACCTGTACGCCCGCAAGTCGAACAAAGACCAGGCGCGCAGCGTGGACCGGCAAGAGCGGTTTTGGCGTGCCGACTGCGCCGCCCTGGGCGTCACGCCGGGGCGCACGTTCGTAGACCCACACTTCTCCGCATCCCGGTATGCGAAAAAGGCCAGACCCGACTACGAGGCGCTGCTGGAGTGGATTCGGGGCCGCAACAGCGAGATGGTTTCCGTTTGGGAAGTGACCCGCACCGACCGGCAGATGGGGTCGTGGGTTTACTTCCTGGACCTGTGCCGCGACATGGGCGTGTTGATCCGTGTGTTCGGCGACGACGACCCGGTCACCTACGATCCGCGCCGCCAGCGTGACCGCGAACAGCTCCTCAAGGAAGGCATCGCCGCCGAAGCTGAGGTGGAGAAGCTGCGGGCGCGAGTGAGGAACGGAATCTTGGACACCGCCCACCTGGGTCGCCCGCCCGGCCCGTTGCTGTTCGGCTACCGGCGCGTTTACGGGGCGCCGCTGGAAGACAGCGTCACCCCGTCCGGTCATAAGCGGCGGGAGGTGCAGCAGGTCATCGACGCCGAAAAGGCGAAGGTGATCCTCAAGCTAGCCAAAGACACGCTCGCCGGGGTGCCGCTGCAACGGCAAGCGAACCTGCTCAACGACGCCGGGGTGCCGACTGCGTCCGGTCGGGGTTTGTGGAAGGGCGGGACCATCCGGAACCTGCTGTTGAATGCCGGCTATCAGGGTCATCGGGTGCTCGGCGGCTTGGTGGTGACTGAGAATGCGTGGCCGGCGATCCTGGACCCGGCGACTGCCGGGCAGTTGCGGGCGATGCTGGAACAGCCTGGGCGCCGCAACCATGCTGATCCGACGCTGGTTCACCAACTCAGTGGGGCGATGCTGTGCGGCAAGTGTCGCCGGACGGTTCGGGCGAAGAATTCTCGCGGCGTGCCGCGCTACCAGTGCACGTGGCGCGGCTGCCTGGGCACGTCGGCGTTCCGGTCGGATGTGGATGCGGCAGTTGACGCGATCGTCAAGGCGCGGCTGTTGGATCCGGGCGCGGATGCGGCGTTCACGCCGGCCGAGAAGTCGGCCGAACTGTCGGAGGCTGAGGCCGAGTTGGAGGGGTTGGAGCGCCGACTGCGGGAGTTGGTGGAGGCGGCGGGCAAGCCGGATGGCCCGTCGGCGGCGTTTTTGGCTGCGGCGGAGCGCAGGCTTCGGCCGCAGATTGATGAGGCGTCGGCGCGGGTTCGTCGTCTGCGGACGCCTCCGGTGTTGCGCGGCTATGACCGTGCCGATTTGGTGCGGCGGTGGTCGGAGTATCCGGTAGGTGAGCGCCGGCTGGTGATCTCCTCGTTGGCGGAGGTGGTGTTGTCGCCTGCCACCAAGTCTGGGCCGGGGGCGTGGTCGTGGTGGCGGTTGGCGGAGTCCCGCTGGCATGGTGATGACCGCACGTGGGGTGATGTGTGGCGTGCGAAGGGGCTTGGTTAG
- a CDS encoding helix-turn-helix domain-containing protein, which translates to MTSREAAALLGVDLKTMYTYRRDAEKIGFPKPKTFGRALMWERAALLAWRKEHPGRRRRKVDTNPEPTEGSQPNT; encoded by the coding sequence ATGACCAGTCGAGAAGCCGCCGCCCTGCTCGGCGTCGACCTTAAGACCATGTACACCTACCGGCGTGACGCCGAGAAGATCGGCTTCCCGAAGCCGAAGACGTTCGGCCGCGCCCTTATGTGGGAACGCGCGGCGCTGCTTGCCTGGCGCAAGGAACACCCCGGCAGGCGGCGGCGGAAGGTCGACACCAACCCGGAGCCCACCGAAGGCAGCCAGCCCAACACCTGA
- a CDS encoding DNA cytosine methyltransferase, translated as MIVDLYAGAGGWEQGAYQIGLRGIVGLELWHDACVTAVRAGHPRIRCDVATYPTAPFAARITGLIASPPCQAWSMAGKRAGEQDKARVHQLVNEYAAGATQPGHGWADERSHHAAQPVRWIRDLRPEWVALEQVPPVIDLWQHVGDVLRGWGYSVWIGVLNAADYGVPQTRKRAILIASRVRPVYQPETTHEQNPPDNALFGARLPWVSMGQALGWDADVAAVSNYGTGGDAANRGVRLAGQPSATVTSKAGRTKLVNRRDSPKWVAGESQSEEGSLRVTVAEAAVLQSFPADYPWFGNRTSQFLQVGNAVPPGLAAAVLGVAAGVFRPVSLSRDLAGVAA; from the coding sequence ATGATCGTGGACCTGTACGCCGGGGCGGGCGGCTGGGAGCAAGGGGCCTACCAGATCGGTCTACGCGGCATCGTCGGCTTGGAGCTTTGGCACGACGCCTGCGTCACCGCCGTCCGCGCCGGACACCCCCGCATCCGCTGCGACGTCGCCACCTACCCCACCGCACCATTCGCCGCCCGCATTACCGGTCTCATCGCCTCCCCACCCTGCCAGGCATGGTCGATGGCCGGGAAGCGGGCTGGCGAACAGGACAAGGCCCGCGTCCACCAGCTCGTCAACGAGTACGCGGCTGGCGCGACCCAGCCCGGACACGGATGGGCCGACGAGCGGTCACACCACGCCGCCCAGCCCGTCCGCTGGATCCGCGACCTCCGCCCCGAATGGGTGGCCCTGGAGCAGGTGCCGCCCGTCATCGACCTGTGGCAGCACGTCGGCGACGTGCTGCGCGGCTGGGGCTACTCCGTCTGGATTGGTGTGCTGAACGCCGCCGACTACGGGGTGCCGCAGACCCGCAAGCGGGCCATCCTCATCGCCTCCCGCGTCCGGCCCGTCTACCAGCCGGAGACCACCCACGAGCAGAACCCGCCGGACAACGCCCTGTTCGGCGCCCGGCTGCCGTGGGTGTCGATGGGGCAGGCGCTCGGCTGGGATGCGGATGTCGCGGCGGTCAGCAACTACGGCACCGGTGGCGATGCGGCGAATCGGGGTGTTCGTCTTGCTGGTCAGCCGTCCGCGACGGTGACCAGCAAGGCGGGGCGCACAAAGTTGGTGAACCGGCGCGACAGCCCGAAGTGGGTCGCCGGTGAATCGCAGTCCGAAGAAGGCTCGCTGCGGGTGACTGTCGCTGAGGCGGCGGTCCTTCAATCCTTCCCAGCCGACTATCCATGGTTCGGCAACCGGACGAGCCAGTTTTTGCAGGTGGGCAACGCTGTCCCGCCTGGGTTGGCGGCTGCTGTTTTGGGTGTGGCTGCTGGCGTTTTTCGTCCGGTGTCGCTGTCCCGCGACCTGGCGGGGGTGGCGGCGTGA
- a CDS encoding helix-turn-helix domain-containing protein, with protein MTPDLGVYLHYRDAMQPDEAGVKRLGALIRRTREERGWTQKDLAEESGVSVESIKRYENGKIPEPKRGNVRAVIAALKIHPSRVPIALGLTTSDELDLPPQPTRRPIVQRIIDAVEDPNITDRELDAIAALLEARRQPPARRARRKTG; from the coding sequence ATGACACCTGATCTCGGCGTCTACCTGCACTATCGTGACGCCATGCAGCCCGACGAAGCTGGGGTCAAGCGACTCGGCGCACTCATCCGCCGAACCCGCGAAGAACGCGGATGGACGCAAAAAGACCTAGCGGAAGAATCCGGCGTCAGCGTCGAAAGCATCAAACGCTACGAAAACGGCAAAATCCCGGAACCCAAGCGCGGCAACGTCCGCGCCGTCATCGCCGCACTCAAAATCCACCCCAGCAGAGTGCCCATCGCCCTCGGGCTCACCACCTCAGACGAACTCGACCTACCACCCCAGCCCACGCGAAGGCCCATCGTGCAACGCATCATCGACGCCGTCGAAGACCCCAACATCACCGACCGGGAACTAGACGCCATCGCCGCACTCCTCGAAGCACGACGCCAACCACCAGCCCGCCGCGCCCGACGCAAAACCGGCTAA
- a CDS encoding helix-turn-helix transcriptional regulator: MPDTLSADSGVTTDTHTPRYRLTRAAAERARRKLGLRRLDSLATHLGISRSSFFRLLAGTYPISLNQAAAFADEIGWPITRVFERCDP, encoded by the coding sequence ATGCCAGACACCCTGAGTGCTGACAGCGGTGTCACCACCGACACCCACACTCCCCGCTACAGGCTTACCCGGGCAGCCGCCGAACGCGCCCGCCGCAAACTCGGCCTCCGCCGACTCGACAGCCTCGCCACACACCTAGGCATCAGCCGCAGCAGCTTTTTCCGCCTGCTCGCCGGCACCTACCCCATCAGCCTCAACCAGGCCGCCGCGTTCGCCGACGAAATCGGCTGGCCCATCACCCGCGTGTTCGAGCGGTGCGACCCGTGA
- a CDS encoding TIGR02611 family protein — MSERRAPARWRQRMSTTLALVRANPTGRVALKIMIGVLGALVVCVGIVLIPLPGPGWLIVIAGLGIWAVEFHWAKRLLGFTRRHVHGWANWVKKQSLAVRFLIGLLGIVFVSAVALFSIKQSLGIDVIASVLHYLATH, encoded by the coding sequence ATGTCCGAGCGCCGCGCCCCGGCGCGCTGGCGGCAGCGGATGTCCACCACCCTGGCCCTGGTCCGGGCCAACCCCACCGGCCGGGTCGCCCTCAAGATCATGATCGGGGTGCTGGGTGCCCTCGTGGTCTGCGTCGGCATCGTGCTCATCCCGCTACCGGGCCCCGGCTGGCTGATCGTGATCGCCGGCCTCGGCATCTGGGCGGTGGAGTTCCACTGGGCCAAGCGGCTGCTCGGATTCACCCGCCGCCACGTCCACGGCTGGGCCAACTGGGTGAAGAAGCAATCACTCGCTGTGCGCTTCCTGATCGGCCTGCTCGGCATCGTCTTCGTCAGCGCGGTGGCCCTGTTTTCGATCAAGCAAAGCCTCGGCATCGACGTGATCGCCAGCGTCCTGCACTACCTCGCGACGCACTGA